A region of Candidatus Methylomirabilota bacterium DNA encodes the following proteins:
- a CDS encoding cupin domain-containing protein, translating into MRRATTLGVLIALVALTAALSRAQPASGKIAERVLLDNDTVRLVLVTYQPGADSDLHMNTGPEITIVQDGELVLYAQGRRELLKTGAAHWLPDGTAHLGRNEGSRPVKFWSLLLKRCD; encoded by the coding sequence ATGCGGAGAGCGACCACCCTCGGCGTTCTCATCGCCCTCGTCGCGCTCACGGCCGCGCTGAGCCGCGCGCAGCCGGCGAGCGGCAAGATCGCCGAGCGCGTGCTGCTCGACAACGACACGGTCCGGCTCGTCCTCGTGACCTACCAGCCCGGCGCCGACTCCGATCTCCACATGAACACCGGCCCCGAGATCACCATCGTCCAGGACGGAGAGCTGGTCCTCTACGCCCAGGGGCGGCGCGAGCTGCTCAAGACCGGCGCCGCGCACTGGCTCCCGGACGGGACCGCTCACCTCGGCCGCAACGAGGGCAGCCGGCCCGTGAAGTTCTGGTCGCTGCTCCTCAAGCGCTGCGACTGA
- a CDS encoding AMP-binding protein has product MIVPLTLGDFLDRAELVYGEREAVVDEPNPPGGGLGRFSYARFAEMSRSLAAALDDLGAAPNERVAIVSPNAARFLISLFGVSVYGRVLVPVNFRLNTEEIRYIVDHSGSTVLLVDPELDEPLRDIRVKHRFVLGSGTDPQLFSRKDATPRLRVTDENATVSINYTSGTTARPKGVQLTHRNFWLNAVTFGWHLGLSDRDVYLHTLPTFHCNGWGMPYAVTAMGARHVVIRKIDGEEILRRVEAEGVTLFNCAPAVIAAVLDAAAARRQQGTAVPGRGRVRVVIAGAPPPSKTIERIETELGWEFIQIYGLTETAPLLTINRAPAEWDGLEPGERARRLSRAGVPAVGVRMAVDGEGEVLARANHVFEGYWNQPEETAKAIVDGWFHTGDGGYQEGPFIAISDRKKDVIITGGENVSSIEVEDCLFQHPAVAEAAVIGVPDEKWGETIKALVVVRPGMTCTERDLIEHCRGRMAHYKCPTSIEIREALVRTATGKLQKFKLREPYWAGRARKVN; this is encoded by the coding sequence ATGATCGTCCCGCTGACCCTGGGTGATTTTCTCGATCGAGCCGAGCTGGTCTACGGTGAACGCGAGGCGGTGGTGGACGAGCCCAATCCGCCGGGCGGCGGGCTCGGGCGCTTCAGCTACGCCCGCTTCGCCGAGATGTCGCGCAGCCTCGCGGCCGCGCTCGACGACCTGGGCGCCGCCCCCAACGAGCGGGTGGCCATCGTCTCGCCGAACGCGGCGCGCTTCCTGATCAGCCTGTTCGGGGTCAGCGTGTACGGGCGCGTGCTGGTGCCGGTGAACTTCCGGCTCAACACCGAGGAGATCCGCTACATCGTCGACCACTCCGGCTCCACCGTCCTGCTCGTCGATCCCGAGCTGGACGAGCCGCTGCGCGACATCCGGGTCAAGCACCGCTTCGTGCTGGGCAGCGGCACGGACCCGCAGCTCTTCTCGAGAAAGGACGCGACGCCGCGGCTGCGCGTGACCGACGAGAACGCCACCGTCTCCATCAACTACACCTCGGGCACCACCGCGCGTCCGAAGGGCGTCCAGCTCACGCACCGCAACTTCTGGCTCAACGCGGTCACGTTCGGCTGGCACCTGGGCCTGAGCGACCGCGACGTCTACCTCCACACCCTGCCCACCTTCCACTGCAACGGCTGGGGCATGCCCTACGCGGTCACCGCCATGGGGGCGCGGCACGTCGTCATCCGCAAGATCGACGGCGAGGAGATCCTGCGCCGGGTCGAGGCCGAGGGCGTCACCCTGTTCAACTGCGCGCCCGCGGTCATCGCCGCGGTGCTGGACGCCGCGGCGGCGCGGCGGCAGCAGGGGACCGCGGTGCCGGGACGGGGCCGCGTGCGGGTGGTCATCGCCGGCGCGCCCCCGCCGTCCAAGACGATCGAGCGGATCGAGACCGAGCTGGGCTGGGAGTTCATCCAGATCTACGGGCTCACCGAGACCGCGCCGCTCCTGACCATCAACCGGGCGCCCGCCGAGTGGGACGGCCTCGAACCGGGCGAGCGGGCCCGTCGGCTGTCCCGTGCGGGCGTGCCCGCGGTGGGCGTCCGCATGGCGGTGGACGGGGAGGGCGAGGTGCTCGCGCGCGCCAACCACGTCTTCGAGGGGTACTGGAACCAGCCCGAGGAGACCGCCAAGGCCATCGTCGACGGGTGGTTCCACACCGGCGACGGCGGGTACCAGGAGGGCCCGTTCATCGCCATCTCCGACCGCAAGAAGGATGTGATCATCACCGGGGGTGAGAACGTCTCCTCGATCGAGGTCGAGGACTGCCTGTTCCAGCACCCGGCGGTCGCCGAGGCGGCGGTCATCGGCGTGCCCGACGAGAAGTGGGGAGAGACGATCAAGGCCCTGGTCGTCGTGCGGCCCGGCATGACGTGCACCGAGCGGGATCTCATCGAGCACTGTCGCGGCCGCATGGCCCACTACAAGTGCCCGACCTCGATCGAGATCCGCGAGGCGCTCGTCCGCACCGCCACCGGCAAGCTGCAGAAGTTCAAGCTCCGCGAGCCCTACTGGGCGGGGCGCGCGCGCAAGGTGAACTGA
- a CDS encoding CoA transferase, producing MVDSGPVRGSRPGHGPLSGVTVLDLSGYVAAPYGCTLLGDLGARVIKIEPPEGDNLRNYPSTLAGESRAFLGVNRNKQGIGLDLKRPGGLGVLRRLVEGADVMVHNFRPSVPERLGIDYERMRAVNPRLIYCALTGYGDSGPLKDRAGYDQVLQTMTGICVEQGKPGDPEIVYGSAVDFYSSSMLAFAVSSALFERSRTGVGQYVSVSLLRSALTMQAGRLVWVDGEGRDVARDMRSGGITGLHPTKRGTLYISANTPHFWKALCELTGLSELAGDPRFDTMKKRARHADVLVPRLREALLARTAVEWEAVFGDQVPCAAARPVEDMFEHPQVAAEGILAEFEHPTVGRYRGMAHPVRFGDGPPPAPLPAPTLGQHAREILASLGYTDAEIERLGREGAVIGVDTRATA from the coding sequence ATGGTAGACTCCGGCCCTGTGCGGGGCTCCCGTCCGGGCCATGGGCCGCTGAGCGGCGTCACGGTGCTCGACCTGAGCGGCTACGTGGCCGCTCCCTACGGCTGCACGCTGCTGGGTGACCTCGGCGCGCGCGTCATCAAGATCGAGCCGCCCGAAGGGGACAACCTCCGCAACTATCCCTCGACCCTGGCGGGCGAGAGCCGCGCCTTCCTCGGGGTCAACCGCAACAAGCAGGGCATCGGCCTCGACCTGAAGCGGCCGGGCGGGCTCGGCGTGCTTCGCCGCCTCGTCGAGGGCGCCGACGTGATGGTGCACAACTTCCGGCCGTCCGTGCCGGAGCGGCTCGGCATCGACTACGAGCGCATGCGGGCGGTCAACCCGCGCCTCATCTATTGCGCGCTCACCGGCTACGGCGACTCCGGTCCGTTGAAGGATCGGGCCGGCTACGATCAGGTTTTGCAGACCATGACCGGCATCTGCGTCGAGCAGGGCAAGCCCGGAGATCCCGAGATCGTCTACGGCTCCGCGGTCGACTTCTACTCGTCCTCCATGCTCGCCTTCGCGGTCTCGTCGGCCCTGTTCGAGCGCAGCCGCACCGGCGTGGGCCAGTACGTGAGCGTCTCGCTGCTCCGCAGCGCGCTCACCATGCAGGCCGGCCGGCTCGTGTGGGTGGACGGCGAGGGGCGCGACGTCGCGCGCGACATGCGGTCGGGCGGGATCACCGGCTTGCATCCCACGAAGCGGGGCACCCTGTACATCTCGGCCAACACGCCCCACTTCTGGAAGGCCCTGTGCGAGCTGACCGGGCTATCCGAGCTGGCGGGCGATCCGCGCTTCGATACCATGAAGAAGCGAGCCCGGCACGCCGACGTGCTCGTCCCGCGCCTTCGCGAGGCGCTGCTCGCGCGCACCGCCGTCGAGTGGGAGGCCGTGTTCGGCGACCAGGTGCCCTGCGCCGCCGCGCGCCCGGTCGAGGACATGTTCGAGCACCCCCAGGTCGCCGCCGAGGGCATCCTGGCCGAGTTCGAGCATCCCACCGTCGGCCGCTACCGCGGCATGGCGCACCCGGTCCGGTTCGGGGACGGACCGCCGCCCGCGCCGCTCCCCGCGCCGACCCTGGGGCAGCACGCGCGGGAGATCCTGGCGAGCCTCGGCTACACGGACGCGGAGATCGAGCGCCTGGGCCGGGAGGGCGCGGTGATCGGCGTGGACACACGCGCGACGGCCTGA
- a CDS encoding DUF411 domain-containing protein — translation MGHLRAGGYAVRTEDLDDLAPVKRKLGVPSSLQSCHTAVVEGYVIEGHVPADVIDRLLRERPAVAGLAVPGMPVGSPGMESPGQRAERYDVMAFDRQGRATVYASR, via the coding sequence GTGGGTCACCTGCGCGCCGGCGGCTATGCGGTTCGGACCGAGGATCTCGACGACCTGGCGCCCGTCAAGCGGAAGCTGGGGGTGCCGTCGTCGCTTCAGAGCTGCCACACCGCGGTGGTCGAGGGCTACGTCATCGAGGGCCACGTGCCCGCCGACGTCATCGATCGGCTGCTCCGCGAGCGGCCCGCGGTGGCCGGCCTCGCGGTACCGGGCATGCCCGTCGGCTCTCCGGGGATGGAATCGCCGGGGCAGCGAGCCGAGCGCTACGACGTGATGGCGTTCGACCGGCAGGGGCGCGCGACGGTCTACGCGAGCCGCTGA
- a CDS encoding CoA ester lyase, with amino-acid sequence MRSKLFVPASRPELFEKALAGDADALSFDLEDSVQESRKTEARRTLRAFLRDLAARPHDKVVIVRVNGLGTPHFEADVAAVAGPGVDLINLPKPESAADVRAAAAVLARHEAERGLAGPIGILANIESPRGLRLAVEIAAADPRVAGLQLGLGDLFEPYGLDRSDARAVHAMQLAVRLAAAEAGIWACDTVYGTVKDPEGFTREAETARRLGFVGKSCIHPTQVPLANAVFRPSDAEIAAAGRVVGAAREAEARGVGAYLVDGRMIDIPFVRRAEAILAAARRLGLGTAARDR; translated from the coding sequence ATGCGCAGCAAGCTGTTCGTGCCCGCCTCGCGGCCCGAGCTGTTCGAGAAGGCGCTGGCCGGGGACGCGGACGCGCTGTCGTTCGACCTGGAGGACTCCGTGCAGGAGAGCCGCAAGACCGAGGCGCGCCGAACGCTGCGGGCCTTCCTGCGGGATCTCGCCGCGCGCCCGCACGACAAGGTCGTGATCGTGCGGGTCAACGGCCTCGGCACCCCGCACTTCGAGGCCGACGTGGCCGCGGTGGCCGGCCCGGGGGTGGACCTGATCAACCTGCCCAAGCCCGAGTCCGCCGCGGACGTCCGCGCCGCGGCCGCGGTCCTCGCGCGTCACGAGGCCGAGCGGGGGCTCGCCGGGCCGATCGGGATCCTCGCGAACATCGAATCGCCCCGCGGACTCCGTCTCGCCGTCGAGATCGCCGCCGCCGATCCTCGCGTGGCGGGGCTGCAGCTGGGACTGGGCGATCTGTTCGAGCCCTACGGCCTCGACCGGTCCGACGCGCGCGCGGTGCACGCGATGCAGCTGGCGGTGCGCCTCGCCGCGGCGGAGGCCGGCATCTGGGCCTGCGACACCGTCTACGGCACCGTGAAGGATCCCGAGGGGTTCACCCGCGAGGCGGAGACGGCGCGGCGGCTCGGCTTCGTCGGCAAGTCGTGCATCCATCCCACGCAGGTCCCCCTGGCCAACGCGGTGTTCCGGCCGAGCGACGCCGAGATCGCGGCGGCCGGCCGCGTGGTCGGCGCGGCGCGGGAGGCCGAGGCGCGCGGCGTCGGCGCCTACCTGGTGGACGGCCGCATGATCGACATCCCGTTCGTCAGGCGCGCCGAGGCGATCCTGGCCGCGGCCCGCCGGCTCGGCCTCGGCACGGCCGCCCGCGACCGGTAG
- a CDS encoding AAA family ATPase codes for MRSRRIHIFGAAGSGTSSLAAAIARRHGHRHLDTDDFYWMPTDPPFRQVRPRDERLARLESALEQSPTWVLSGSRCGWGDLVVFLLVPTPVRLARLRAREQQRYGAEPGHARGVGSRPSPRR; via the coding sequence GTGAGATCCCGCCGCATCCACATCTTCGGCGCCGCGGGCAGCGGCACCTCGTCGCTGGCCGCCGCGATCGCGCGACGCCATGGTCACCGCCATCTCGATACCGACGACTTCTACTGGATGCCGACCGACCCGCCGTTCCGGCAGGTGCGCCCGCGCGACGAGCGACTGGCCCGGCTCGAGTCGGCACTCGAGCAGTCCCCGACCTGGGTGCTTTCCGGATCGCGGTGCGGCTGGGGCGACCTGGTCGTCTTCCTGCTCGTGCCGACGCCGGTGCGCCTGGCCCGCCTGCGCGCCCGAGAGCAGCAGCGCTACGGCGCGGAGCCGGGCCATGCACGAGGCGTGGGCTCGCGTCCATCTCCGCGCCGGTGA
- a CDS encoding heavy metal translocating P-type ATPase — protein sequence MKDPVCGMDVEPAEAAGGHAEYRGTTYWFCNPVCREKFVADPARYLEPRPAEDSAADSRPYTCPMHPEVRRVGPGSCPKCGMALEPVEVAAADEAPSAELTDMSRRFWVSLVLTVPVFALAMADVVAPRAAAWLGPGARLWVQLILTAPVVLWGGWPFLARGVQSIVTRHLNMFTLIAIGTGAAFGYSVFAVLWPDALPREMRHGGAPPVYFEAAAVITTLVLLGQVLELRARHATSGAIRALLGLAPKTARRIRGDGGDEDVPLGHVQVGDRLRVRPGERVPVDGTVLEGASAVDESMVSGEPIPVEKTRDARVTGGTVNGSGSFVMRAERVGADTLLAQIVRMVSEAQRSRPPIQRLADVVSAWFVPAVVVVAVGTAIVWGLVGPEPRLAYALVNAVSVLIIACPCALGLATPMSIMVATGRGAQAGVLIRSAEALEMMEKVDTLVVDKTGTLTEGKPRLVSVVAVEGTPESQVLALAAGLERGSEHPLAAAILAAAAERGVPAAEVGDFRALTGRGVAGAIAGKPVALGNQRLLQDLGVDAGPLAARAEVLRREGQTVMFQVAGDRAIGLLGVADPVKPSAFEAIRLLHAQGLRVIVLTGDNLVTAQAVGRALGLDEIVAEVLPEQKVETVRRLQAAGRVVAMAGDGINDAPALAAADVGIAMGTGTDVAMESAGVTLVKGDLRGIVRARRLSAAAMRNIRQNLAWAFVYNVLGVPVAAGALYPVARLLLSPMIASAAMSGSSVSVIANALRLRRVPL from the coding sequence GTGAAGGATCCGGTGTGCGGGATGGACGTGGAGCCGGCCGAGGCCGCGGGCGGCCACGCCGAATATCGGGGCACCACGTACTGGTTCTGCAATCCCGTCTGCCGGGAGAAGTTCGTCGCCGATCCCGCGCGCTATCTCGAGCCGCGGCCCGCCGAGGACAGCGCCGCGGACTCGCGCCCCTACACGTGCCCGATGCATCCGGAGGTGCGCCGGGTCGGCCCGGGCAGCTGCCCGAAGTGCGGCATGGCCCTGGAGCCCGTCGAGGTGGCCGCGGCCGACGAGGCGCCGAGCGCCGAGCTGACCGACATGAGCCGGCGCTTCTGGGTCAGCCTGGTCCTCACCGTTCCCGTGTTCGCGCTGGCGATGGCCGACGTGGTGGCGCCCCGGGCCGCGGCGTGGCTCGGCCCCGGCGCGCGCCTCTGGGTCCAGCTGATCCTGACCGCGCCGGTGGTGCTGTGGGGCGGCTGGCCCTTCTTGGCTCGCGGCGTGCAGTCCATCGTGACGCGCCATCTCAACATGTTCACCCTGATCGCGATCGGCACCGGCGCCGCGTTCGGCTACAGCGTCTTCGCCGTGCTCTGGCCCGACGCGCTGCCGCGCGAGATGCGGCACGGCGGCGCGCCCCCGGTGTACTTCGAGGCCGCGGCGGTGATCACGACCCTGGTCCTGCTCGGGCAGGTCCTCGAGCTGCGCGCCCGGCACGCGACGTCGGGGGCGATCCGCGCGCTGCTGGGCCTGGCCCCGAAGACGGCGCGGCGGATCCGCGGCGACGGTGGCGACGAGGACGTCCCGCTCGGCCACGTGCAGGTCGGCGATCGGCTGCGCGTGCGCCCGGGCGAGCGCGTCCCGGTGGACGGCACCGTGCTCGAGGGCGCGAGCGCGGTGGACGAGTCGATGGTCAGCGGCGAGCCCATCCCGGTCGAGAAGACGCGCGATGCCCGGGTCACCGGGGGCACCGTGAACGGCTCCGGCAGCTTCGTGATGCGCGCCGAGCGCGTCGGCGCCGACACGCTGCTGGCCCAGATCGTGCGCATGGTCTCGGAAGCGCAGCGCAGCCGCCCCCCCATCCAGCGGCTGGCCGACGTGGTGTCGGCCTGGTTCGTGCCCGCGGTGGTCGTCGTCGCGGTCGGGACCGCGATCGTGTGGGGTCTCGTGGGCCCCGAGCCGCGCCTGGCCTACGCGCTGGTCAACGCGGTCTCCGTGCTGATCATCGCCTGCCCGTGCGCCCTCGGGCTGGCCACGCCGATGTCGATCATGGTGGCGACGGGCCGGGGCGCGCAGGCGGGCGTGCTGATCCGGAGCGCGGAGGCGCTCGAGATGATGGAGAAGGTCGACACGCTGGTCGTCGACAAGACCGGCACCCTCACCGAGGGCAAGCCCCGTCTCGTCTCGGTGGTGGCGGTGGAGGGCACGCCGGAAAGTCAGGTCCTGGCGCTGGCCGCGGGGCTCGAGCGAGGCAGCGAGCATCCGCTCGCGGCCGCCATCCTGGCCGCCGCCGCCGAGCGCGGGGTGCCCGCCGCCGAGGTCGGGGACTTCCGCGCCCTGACCGGCCGCGGGGTGGCCGGCGCGATCGCGGGCAAGCCGGTGGCGCTCGGCAACCAGCGCCTGCTGCAGGACCTGGGTGTCGACGCCGGGCCGCTGGCCGCGCGGGCCGAGGTGCTGCGGCGCGAGGGGCAGACCGTGATGTTCCAGGTGGCGGGGGACCGGGCCATCGGTCTGCTCGGCGTCGCGGATCCGGTCAAGCCGAGCGCGTTCGAGGCCATTCGCCTGCTGCACGCCCAGGGCCTTCGCGTGATCGTGCTCACCGGCGACAACCTCGTCACCGCGCAGGCGGTGGGCCGCGCCCTGGGCCTCGACGAGATCGTCGCCGAGGTGCTGCCCGAGCAGAAGGTCGAGACGGTGCGGCGCCTGCAGGCCGCCGGCCGCGTGGTCGCGATGGCCGGCGACGGCATCAACGACGCGCCGGCGCTGGCCGCCGCCGACGTGGGCATCGCGATGGGCACCGGGACCGACGTGGCGATGGAGAGCGCGGGCGTGACCCTCGTCAAGGGCGACCTGCGCGGGATCGTGCGGGCGCGCCGGCTCTCCGCCGCGGCGATGCGCAACATCCGCCAGAACCTGGCGTGGGCCTTCGTCTACAACGTGCTGGGCGTGCCGGTGGCCGCGGGCGCGCTGTATCCCGTCGCGCGGCTGCTGCTGAGCCCGATGATCGCGAGCGCGGCCATGAGCGGGAGCTCGGTCTCGGTGATCGCCAACGCGCTGCGCCTGCGCCGAGTCCCGCTGTGA